The DNA region CTCGCGCGGATCCTCGCCGGGAGCGCCTGGTGGAAGGTCCGCAGCGGTGCTCGCCAGATCCAGGAATCGCTCCGTCCCGACCGCCTCGGCGCTTCGAAAGCGGAGGTCGATTTCGGGCCGGAGCCGGCGCAGGTCCCCGATGAAGCGGCCGAGATAGCCGAGGAGAGCGTGCTTGTGGCCCAGGAACTCGTCCGAGTCGAGCCGCTCCACCGTTGCCTGCCGGTCGAGCTCTGAGAGGAAGAGGTCCGCCTCGGCAGTGAGCGACTCGAAGCCGGCGCGGAGCCGGTGGAGGGCGCGGACGATCGCCGCTGCGTCCCCCGCCTCTACGCCGGTAGCGAGCGCCTCCAAGGCGTCCCGAACCTCGGTGAGCATCGCCGTCTGGAGCGAGCCCGAGCGTCCAACGGTCTCTTCGACCTCGACGACGGCGCGGTGCGCCGCCTCGCCGGCCGGCGTTAGGCGGTAGAGAAAGCGGCGGCGGTAGAAGTCCTCGACGCGCGCGACCGCGCCGGTGTCGTGGGAGCGCTGGAGGTTGCCCCAGGCCACGAGCTGCTCGAGGTGCGCGTCGAGGTGACGCTCGCGGTCCGCGTCGGCTGGACGCTCGAAGAAGAGCGCGAGGCGAGCGATCCCGTCGCGCACGTCCGCGGGGCGGAGCTCGATTTGATAGTGCTCGCGGGCCCGCGCGAACACCTCGATGATCGCGCGGTAGTTCGGCGCATTCTCAGCCGCGGCGACGTAGCGGAACACCGAGACGGCGTCGAGGAGCCGCGGCTCGCGTGATAGCGGATCGCTGGGAATGCTTCCGATGGGCACGTCTCCCCCGCTGTGAAGAGGGGACCTTAGATCGGGGGGGCGGACACCGATATCGTTTCTCTTCGCTACTGGGCTGCCTTGTGCGTTCGTGTACATCGCGAACGGGAACCAAGGCGAGGTACACTGTTCGCGAACAGGCACGTTACGTCAAGGCGCGCGGGAGGGAGACGGAATGGAAGCGGAGCGGGCGGAAAGATGGAAGCGACTGCTGAGAACGACCCGCTTGTTTCACGATCCGCTCCAGCCAGTCACCGAGGGCCGGTCCGACTTCGAACGCGACCACGACCGAGTGGTGTTCTCTAGCGCATTCAGGCGACTGAAGGACAAGACGCAAGTATTCCCGTTGTCGCCTTCTGACTACACGCGAACCAGGCTCACGCATAGCCTGGAAGCGTCGTGCGTTGGACGCTCCCTCGGACAGGAGGCGCTCCTCGCGCTTCGGCGTGCCGGGCGCCTCGCGGACTCAGAGTCCCCGGGAATCGCGACACTCGTCGCGACGGCTTGCCTCGCACATGACATCGGAAACCCTCCATTCGGCCACTCAGGTGAGGACGCCATCTGCACGTGGGCGATCTCCCACCGCGACGTACTGAGGCTCCCGGCCCCGGAACAAACCGACCTCGAGCAGTTCGAGGGTAACGCTCAGGGGTTCCGCATCATGTCGCGTCTGACGAATCGGCTACGGCGCGGCGGGATCCAGCCCACCCTCGCCTTGCTCGGCGCGATGACGAAGTACCCGCGATCGTCTACTCCGTCCCGCCCCCCCACCGATGGCCGCGCATCAGAGAAGAAGTACGGCTTCTTTCAGGACGATCAGGAAGCGGCGCTGCACTCATTCAGCGAACTCGGAATGGTCGAGCGCGTGCCGGGAATGTTCGTGCGCCACCCTCTCGCGTTTCTCACCGAGGCTGCGGACGACATCTGCTACGTCGTCATGGACCTAGAGGACGCGTTCAAGCTGAAGCTGGTCTCGTTCGACACGGCCAGCGACTGGCTGAAACGTCTCACGGCGGACCCGAAACCGTCCAAGGGTGAGTTCCGCGCCAGCTCAGAGCTGTCTCGTCTTCGAGCCAGCGCCGTCCATTCGATGACGATGGCATGCGCCAAGGTGTTCGAAGACAACCTCGATGGAATTGAGGACGGCACGTTCGACACTCCGCTCATCGCCGCCACGGCGTTCGCGAACGACTACAAGGCGCTCAAGCGGTTCGAGCAGGAGCACGTGTACACGGACGAGCGGGCACTGCAGATCGAGTACGCGGGATATGAGACGCTCGCCGGACTGCTGACGGCGTTTTGCGACGCAGCGCTGTCAGACAAGGCGACGCGCAGTCAGGAGAAGCTGCTGCGACTCCTTCCGGAGGACTCATTCGACCGGCCGGACGTGGCTAAGAACGATCGGGCTTCGCTGACGAGGTACCAGCGCGTGCTCGCGATGACGGACTTCGTCTCGGGGATGACGGATTCGTACGCGGTCGAGCTGTACCAGAAGCTTTCCGGCATCAAGCTGCCGGCGTGAGCGGTGTCATGCTCAACTAGCGCTCGGCGCGATGGCCATCATGGCTCCCCCTCGGCCACCACGAAGACCTCGGCCCACGCCCTGATTTCCAGCTGCGAGCGCTTCTCTTCCCACACACCGTCGAGCACGCGAAGGACCTGTCCCACTTCGTGGCGAGGAAGCAGCTTCGCGACTGCGGCCTCGTACACGACCGCAACTTCGGCACCAGTTCGCGACCGCGCGAGGAAGCCGTGCTCACCTGCGCCAGCGGTCACTACAAGCTCAGAATCGCCACGTCCATCAGCGAGGGCCGCCCGCTCTCCAACGGACCACCCAGGGGCGCAGCGCGCCCGAACAGGACACCACTGACAGGCGGCGCCCGGCTTCGCGTCAGCTGGGCGTCCGAGTAGCACATCGGTGAGCTGCGACACGGATGAGTAACGTCCACTGAAGTGGTGTACGGGCCGCCGGCCAAGAAGTAGAGGTCGGTGACCAGCGCGTCATCCTTGCGGAAACCGTCGCCAAACGGGATTCCGACAACAAGAGAGACGATGGCCGCCACGGCCAGCATCGACGCTATCGAATGGCTTGGCAAGCAGGTGGAGGCAGCGCCTGACGGGCTGCGGAAGATGCTCACCGAGATGGTGAACATCCTGATGAATGTTGGCGCTCGCCGCGCGGACTGTTACCCATGTCTCCGGTCTGACCGTTACCCATGTTGCCGGTTTGGACCCGGGCTGAATCGAACTTGCTTGTATTGCCGTTCCTGTTGCGCTCACGGCTCAGCGCATCGTCAAGGGTGTGCTTGCTAGTATTCGCGAAGCACGCTCGACCCGCGGAAGCCTGGCCAACATGGCGCAGACTGCGCTCGACCGATGCACCCGCAAATCGTTGAGGAGCACGGAATTGGACAAGGTGCCGTGCGTGCGCAGGCGATCCCACGCGAGATTGAACATCCAGGCCGGGATGGGCTCGGCGCCGCCCGTGCGGCCGCGAGACCGCTCCGTCTCGACGTGGACCTCGACCGGCGTGAGCTCCACGACTCGGTTCTTGCAAGGTCGCGGTCCGAGCGTCATGAACACGGGAGACCGCTGCACCTCGGCGCGCAGCGCCCGGTAGAGATCCGGCTCGAAGGGCTCCTCGACGCGCTCAGCGGCCTGCGGTGTCCACCGCTCGACGCGGTCGTCCGACCACAGCGCCTCCGCCCAGTCCCATGCTCGCGCGAGCGGCACGTCCTCACGCACACCATGCATCGCGACGGCGGCCTCGAGGTTCGTGGCGAGTCCCCCGGTCAGGTTCGCGGAGCCCACGACAGCCCGTGCGACGACGCGGCTCGAACCGAGGTACAGCTTGGGGTGGAAAGTCCGGCCGCCTGGATTCAGCACGCGAACATCGAGTCCAAGACCGGCCGCCATCGACAGCGCAGACGGAGTCGTCGTCTGAAACGTCGTCGTCACGAGGAGCCGCGAGCGCGCATTGCGGGCCCGCAGCGCCTCGAGCTCGTTCTGGAGCAGATGAAGGCCCTTCTCCTGGACGAACGCGACACAGAGGAACGCTTCCTCCGCATCGTTCAGCGTCGCCCGGACTGCATGCAGCAGCGACCGGTCGCTCGTGGTCACCGTCTCGACGTTCATGGTCGCGAGTTCGGAGCCGCGGTCACGCGGCCCCCTGCTCGAACACGTTGTCGTTGTGCCAGCGGAGCAGTTCCGCATCCGGCCGATCGGCCACACGAGGCGGCAGCTTGATGGTGCGCCCCTCCATCGAGTAGTACGCCTTGCCGTTCTCCCACTCCTCTGCGAGTCGGCGGCTCACCACGAACCGATGGTCCGGCGTCACGGTCACGTAGCCGGTGTCGAACAGCCGGTGGATATCCGCGCGAAGCAGCAGGCCGTTGGCGACGTCGTGCGACCCGTCGGCCCCATACGGCCGGATGTGGGCAGCCTCGAGGACGGGGAGCGAGTGCTCGCCGCTCACGGCGCAGGCGCCGCCGTAGGCACCGGTCACAGCCACCCGGAACGTTCCCTGGCCGAGACGTGGCCGAACCAGCTGCGGCTGGCCGAAACGTTCAGCTACCGGCTCGCTCGCGTTCACGACCGCCGCGACCGGAGCCATCCGGGCGGCTCGCTCGCGGCAGGCCTCCCAGATGCGGCGGCCCTCGCCCTGCTGGAGATCGTATCCGGAACCTGAAACGATGTTTGGCCGCCAGTCGCGAGGCTGTTCGACCCAGTCCCCGTCGGCGAAGAACCACGGGGTCGCGACCATGATGCAGCCGATCCGATGCGCCGGGCCGCCGGTACCGCGGGCGTAGCGGCCGACCCTCGTCGCCATCGCGTCGAACGTCACTGCCCCGTTCTTCTCACCGAAGGCATCCCAGGCGAGGCGCGGAGTCGCCGCCTCGTACCGGGCGAAGATGCCGAAGCCGCCGATGGCGTTGTGCGGTGCCTTCAGCTTGAAGAAGAACGGCGTCCCGGGTGGCGCATTGAACCCGTGGGCAGAGGGCTGCCAGAAGTTCACCTCCTCCAGCGGCTGACGCGCGCGAAGGAACGTGAACCAGTCATGGTCAGTGGTGGCGATGTAACCGCGCACGCCCTCAGACTACAGCGTGGCGCTGGCTCGAGTCCGCCTTCCCGCGCCACTGCCGTACCATGCGTGAGGTACACGGTTCGTTCTGGGACGGTTGGAGCAGGGGCGCCGACAGTCGTCCGCGTTCCCGAGCCATGTGGCTTGACGAGTGCGTCCTCGAAATCTCCTTCGGTATCTCGTACGCTCAGGCGAAGCGAAGTCGGAGGGGGGGCGGCAGATGGGGAAGTATGGGAATGCGGCGTTGCGCGCGACTGAGCTGGTCTCTAACCGTACGTGTAGAGCTCCATCGGACGCTTGGAGCATCGCCATCAAGGAGCTCTTTCCGAGCAGCCCGAGCTCTCAGAAGAAGGCATGCCCTAAAGGCGCGTATCTCGGGTTGTGCGAGGAAGGGCTCATCCTCGGGGTACCGCGTGGCAGTTACACGCGCAGCGACGATAACAAGCGGTACGCCGTTGATGCCGTCCAACTCCTGCGACGAGAGCCCGACCTTGCTGATGCTTCGGCGCGCGACAGCGGCGCCACGAATCTCTGGCTGCTCGTCATGCGCGGCAAAAGGAAGACCCCGAACCACCAGATGGATGTCGTGCTGTCCCTGTGGAACCACGGCCTGATCGCGGGCAGCCGTACGCCTCGTTGACCACCAGCTGAACGCCCGTTAGACGCGACTTCGCCTTTCTCACGTGTCATCTGCGTGCGAAGTGCTCCCGGCATGGCGACCTCGCCGCGTACTACTCGAGCGCGACGCGTGGCGCTTCGAGCTACGTAAGCAGGGGCACGCCCCGTCCTAATGGCTCGTATCAGCTCATTTTGCATACGAGCGCCACTGTGCGCGCTGAGAGGCCCCGTCGCGGGAGCGTGGCGGCGCGACCGCACCCGACGAACGCTGCGGGTCTTGCGGTGTTCGCGCCGCCTTTCGACAAGCGCCTCTTCGCACCGGTGTCGATGACGCCTTCAGGCCGGACCTTCCTTCGTGCCCCGTGTGCCCCGGAACGACCGAACGCATTCGCGGCCGCCACTGCCTACCCCGCCCGCAGCGTCGCGTACGCCTCGAAGAACGCCGGCGGGATCGGCGCCTCCAGCTCCCAGGTGATGCTCATGGGTCGGCTCCCCTGGTGCGAGCGGTAGCGGACGGGACCCAGGAACGTGAACTGGTCGTCCACGGTAGGCCGCGCGAACAGGTAGAACCGCCAGCCCTGCCGGTGCCCGTCGATGTAGGCCTGTCCGGTGGGCGAGCTCTCGCTCGTCGTGCTCTGCGATTGCCAGTGAAACAGGGTGGGCGAGATGGCGTAGTCCTCGTACGAGGTCGTGGGCGAGAACCGACCGCTCGTGGACTTGTCGATGGTGACGAAGAAGAGCTGCACCTTCTGGTCCGTCATCCGGTGCACGCCCTCCATGGAGAAGACGCGCTTCTCGACGGTGGACTTCCCGACGGCGGCGAAGACCTCCTCGCGTGCGTAGGTGCGGTGAACGGCGAGCGGCCAGTCTGGCGGGACGTCCGCCACGCGGGACCCGACGGCAACCCGCTCGTCGAGCACGTCGCAGAGCTCAGCGAGCTCCTCGCGAAGCGGTGCGCTCGAGAGCAGCGGCGCGAGCAGCGCCTCGATCGACGACGCCGCGCCGTTGAAGAGGCGGATCGCGAGCATCAGGAGGCGCCGGCGGGTCCGCTCATCGTCGGCGTCTAGCCGCGCCGTCGGCTCGACCGCGAGCCGCCGGTAGAGCCGCAGCCGCTCGGGCTCGTCGATGTGCGCGAGGTTTCCCATCCGCCTGGACGTGCGCTCCTCCTCTTCGGACCCCTCCGCCGGCAAGAGCCCGGCGGCGCGGCGCAGGGTCGTCCAGCCTCGGACGCTGCTCGAGTAGACGTCGTCCAGCTCGCGGCCGGTCGCATCCAGGAACTCGGCGAGCGTGATCCGGGGCCGCTCCCGCGCGAGCGCCTTCAGCTCCTGCGCGAGCCGAGCCTGGCCGCCGCGGATGGCTTGCCTCAGGTTGTCGAGCACGATGTCGCGTGCGACGCGCTCGAGCTGGAGATGACATCCGGAGGGCAAGGTCGGGAACCCGCCCTGGACCGCGCGCTGGAGGTGGCCGCGCGGGATCCCGGTCATGGCGGTGAGCTTGCGATCGAACCGATACTCCGCCCGCTGCTGGCCGATGAAGTCGAGGACGAGCGCCTGCGTCTTCCCGGGATGCAGCCGCAGCCCGCGCCCGAGCTGCTGCAGGAACAGGGTCGCGCTCTCGGTGGGCCGGAGCAGGAGCAGCGTGTCGACGAACGGCAGGTCGACGCCCTCGTTGTAGAGGTCGCAGGTGAACAGGAACGCGACCTCGCCGCGCTCGAGCTTGCGCGGAGCCTCGTCGCGCTCATCGGCGTCGGTCGCGCCGTGGATGACGAGCGACGGGATGCCGGCCTCGGTGAACTTCCGCGCCATGAACTCCGCGTGCGCGACCGAGACACAGAAGCCGAGGCCTCGCGCGGTCTCGGGGTGGCCGTGGAGCTCCCTCAGCTTCGAGAGCACCAGGCGCGCCCGCTCGTCGTTGCCGGTGTAGACCTTGTCGAGGCCGCCGAGGTCGTACCCGCCTCGCCGCCACTCCACCCCCTCCAGCGAGACGCCGTCGGCGACGCCGTAGTACTCGAACGGCGCGAGCAGCTGCTTCTCGAGCGCGTGCCACAGCCGGATGTCCGCGGCGACGTGGTGATCGAACCAGCCGAGGACGTCGAGCCCGTCGGCGCGCTCGGGGGTCGCGGTGAGTCCGAGCAGGATCTTCGGCGCCACCGCCTCGAGCAGCCGCCCATACGTCTTCGCGGCGGCGTGGTGGAACTCGTCCACGATGACCGTGTGCCAGTAGTCGCGGCCGAGCGCCGCGGGGAGGTCCTTGCGGTCGAGGCTCTGGATGGTGGCGAAGAGGTGCTCGTACGACCCCGGCGTCGAACCGCCCTTGAGGAGCTCGCCGAAGCTGTGGTCGCGCAGGACGTTGCGGAAGGCGTGCAGCGCCTGCTCGAGGATCTCCTCGCGGTGCGCGACGAACAGGAGGCGCGGCCGGACGCCGTCCTTCACCTGGGCCGCGTAGTCGAACGCGGCGATCATGGTCTTGCCGGTCCCGGTCGCGGCGACGACCAGGTTCTTCCAGCGCCCGTGCTCCTCGCGCTCGACCCGGAGCTTCTCCAGGATGGCCCGCTGGTACTCGTACGGACGCAGGTCGAAGAAGAATGGCGTCGCGGCCCCGCGCTCCCCTCGCTCCGACGACAGCGCCGCCTGCAGCCTGCGCACCGCGTCCGGCTGGTCGGGGTGGTACGGCTCGAACTCGCCATCCTCCCACAGCGAGGCGAACGCACCCCGGAACTTCTCGACGATGGCGCGGGACTCGACCTCGCTCGCCTTCAGGTTCCACTCGATGCCGTCGGACAGCGCCGCGGACGAGACGTTCGCCGAGCCGACGTACACCGAGCTGAACCCGGTCGCTCGATGGAACTGCCACGCCTTCGCGTGCAGCCGGGTCCGGCGCGCGTCGAACGAGACGCGGACCTCGGCGCCGGGGAGGCGCGCGATCGCGTCCAGCGCCTCCCGGTCGGTCGCGCCCATGTACGTGGTGGTGAGGACCCTCAGCTTCTTCCCGGCCCGCGCGAACGCCTCGAACGCGCTCCGGAGCCGCCGCCAGCCGTGCCACTTGATGAACGACACCAGCATGTCGACCGCGTCGGCGCTCTCGATCTCGGCGGCGAGCTCCGCGCCGAGGCGGGGCTCGTTCCGGGCGTGGGTGAGGAGCGTCGAGACGCCGAGGGGAACGGTGGGCCGCGCGGGCGGCGCTGGCGGCGGGTGGATGGCGAGGAGCAGCTCGGGAGGCACCACGAGCGACGTCCCCTCGAGCGCCTCCGAGTCCACCTTCGTCCTGAGGACGCCCAGCAGCTCGTTCACGAGCTCGGCCTGGCTCGCCGGACCGCCGTCCTTCGGGAGCGCCCGCAGCGTCCGCTCGAGCTCGGCCGCGAAGTATCGCGCGAGGCGCTCGTGCGCGGCGGCGGCGTCCAGCGGCTGGCGCACGGAGCGCTCGGAGGCGGCGAGGCCCGCGAGCGCGTCCGTCGTGGAGGTGCTGAGGAGGAGGTCGTAGACGCCGGCGGGGAGGCGCTTCGTCATCGACCGGCGAGGCTAGCACGAACCGTGCGGGGTGGACTCTGGTCCCGCACCTTCACCATCGAGGATCCTGCACGTATCCTGTTCAGCCCCGCGAAGCGTGATTAGAAGAGCAACGCATGACTCGCGACGGTCAGCGCCAGGCATTCTTTCACGGTACCCGCGACCCGCTCCAGACTGGGCAACTCATCCACCCCCGCCGCTCCTTCGATCGCGGTCCTGACGCCAAACCGCAGGCCCTCGTTCTCCTCAGCCGCGCTCTCGACGACGCCATCTGGGCGGCGGAGCTGGCCGCGGGCGATGGGCCCGGGAGAGTCTATGTCGTCGAGCCGACCGGTCCGGTGGAGTTAGCAGTTCCGTCCATGGGCCCGGGCGGTCCCGGGCATCCATGGATGTCGTGCTGCTCCCGTGAGCCGTTGCGGGTGGTCGGCGAGGTCACCGGGTGGCCGCTCTATCACGGCACGCGCGCCGACCTGCGCCGCGGGGATCTGATCGAACCGGGGCGCCTCGCCAACTTCGGAGCGGCGCCGAGAACGGCGAACCACGTCTACTTCACCCGCACGCTGGACGCGGCCACCTGGGGCGCGGAGCTGGCCGCCGGCGAGGGACGCGGCCGGATCTATCTCGTCGAACCGACCGGGCCCTTCGAGGACGACCCGAACCTGACCAACAAGAAGTTCAGGGGCAATCCGACCAAGTCCTTCCGCTCGCGCAGCCCGCTGCGCGTGACGGGCGAGCTGACGACGTGGCAAGGGCACACGCCGGAGGCCGTCCAGGCCAGGAAGGATGGGCTGGCGCGGCTCCAGCAACTCGGGGACGTCGTGATCGACGATTAGAAGACGGCGCGCCGCCGACTGGCGGCTCCCAGCCGGCGCCGGCGCATCGCCGTAGCGGGCGGAGTTGCGATGCCGTCGTGGCGACCGCACCCGGTCGTCAACCCCGCGCACCTCGCGCCGCGTAGGCGCTCGCGACCGTGCGCCGCCGGAACAGGGCGTTGAAGACGAGCGACGGGATGCAGAAGTGCGTGACGCTCAGGATCCCGGCGACCGCGGTCAGCATCGCGCCGAGTACGTACCCGAGCGCCATCGCGCCCTCGCGGAACGCGAGCCCGGTCCCGAGGAGCCAGACCGCCGCCAGCCCGCACGCGAACCGGCGCTGGATCGCGTGGTGCGGCAGCGGTCGGGTGCGGGTGAGGCGCCGGACGAGGTGATTGTAGAGGAGATCGAACGGGTGGAACGGGAGCGCGGCGCCGAGCGCCGCGATCACGGCGAGCGTCCAGAGCACGGCGGGGGACGCCAGGAGCGTCCCGGTCGCCATGACGAGGGTGCAGAGCACGGGCGACCATCTCATCCAGGGCCCGATCTCGGTGAGCGCGGCGTCGTCGAGGCCGAGGAAGCCCTGAGCCTCGAGCCGGCGGCGTGTGACGGACAGTGGCTGCATGGCCTGCCTCCTTCTTGCGACATCGGGCCGCCCCGCGGGCCCCTCCGGGCGGGCGGGGCGCCGCGAGCGACCGGAGACCCTGGCTCAGTGGACCGAGGGCGGTGGGCTGGCGAACAGGTAGGGGCGCGCGTCCACCCACTGCCACCCGCTCCCGCTCCGCTGCGCGAGCATGACGACGTGCAGCTTCAGCGTGCCCCTGGATCCGCTCGGCAGCCTGGCGTTCTGGAGCTCGTGGTCGAGATCCAGCAACGCGAGGTCGCCCCCGAGGCGCCGCACCGACTGGATCGAGAACCGCGAGGTCGTGCCCTGGAGCACGCTCTCGCAGTCGTGGCGGTACGTCGTCTCGACCCCGGACCGGCCGCGCCCGATCTCGCCCATCGGCGAGATCAGCGTCCCGTTCTCGACCCAGCAGGCGGCGACCTGCTTCGCGTCGAACCGGTTGAACGCTTCGTTGAACTTGCGGAGTGAGGTCTCGAGCGACGGCTCCGCGCTGGTGTCCGGCGTCCCCACTGCTTGCGTCGATTCCATGGATCGCCTCCGTGAACGGCGCCGACACGCTGGCGCCGCCCTCCCCGTGATCGAGGGCGGGGGGCAGCGCAATGCCGGCCCGGGTCGCCAGCGTGGGGCTCAAGCGGCGGTTGACCTCCGACCAGCGTCCCGCCTTCGCGGACGGCGTCCGGCGGGCGATCGCCTGGCGCCTCGGCAGCGAACGCGCCCAGCGTCCGCCGCGCACGCCCTCGAACCCCCGCAGGCCGCGCGGGCGCCGGCGAGCCCACGGGATGTCACGACCCACTGCCCTCCAGCGCCACGGGTGCGACCCCGGCGTGCGCCGGCCCCTCCGCCACGTCGCCGCGTCGCGCTCGCTCGGCGGCGCCCTCGCGCCGGAGCTGGGCGGCCCGGCCGCGGCGCGCGACGAGGAAGTAGAGGACCGGGACGGCGAGCCGCGAGAGCAGCGTCGCCGCCACCTCGCCGGCCATGAGGCTGACGGCGAGGCCCTGGAAGATGGGGTCGGCGAGCATCACGGCGCTCCCGACGAGCACGGCGGCGGCGGTGAGGAGCATGGGCCGGAACCGCACCACGCCGGCCTCCTCGACGGCGGCGGCGAGCGGCATGCCCTCGCGCAGCTTCAGCTCGATGAAGTCCACGAGGATGATGCTGTTGCGCACGATGATGCCGGCGCCGGCGATGAAGCCGATCATGCTGGTCGCGGTGAAGAACGCGCCGAGCCCGAGGTGCGCGGGCAGGATGCCGATGAGCGAGAGCGGGATGGGGACGAGGATCACCCAGGGCACGGCGAGGCTCTGGAACCAGCCGACCACCAGGAAGTAGATCACCACGAGCACGACCGCGAAGGCGATGCCGAGATCGCGGAACACCTCCAGCGTGATGTGCCACTCGCCGTCCCACTTGATGACTGGCCGCTCGGTCGAGTCGGGGTGGGCGAAGCCGAGGCGCGGCACGACCTCGCCGCCGTTGCCGCGGAGCGCGTCGAGCCTGCGGTTCAGCTGGGCGAGCGCGTAGACGGGGCTCTCGATCTCGCCGGCGAGATCGCCGAACACGTAGGCGACGGGCATGAGGTTCTCGTGGAAGACGGGCGGGTCCACCCTCCCCTCCTCCGCGCGGACCAGCTCCGAGAGCGGCACGGGGCCGCCGCGCCCGGGCACGGTGAGCTGGAGCAGGTCGTCCACGCGCGCGCGCTGCGCGGGCGCGAGCTGGAGCACCACCGGCACCTGCGCGGCGCCGCGCTCGACGTGGAAGCTCCCGAGCGACGCACCGGCGCCGGCGGCGGCGAGCGTCTGGATCACGGCGGCGGGCGCGACGCCGTGGAGCGCGGCCTTCTCGGCGTCGAGGCGCAGCGTCAGCCGCGGCGACGTCGGCGCGAGCGACGAGTCCACGTCCACCACGCCGCGGGTCGCGCGGAACGCGGCGAGCACCTCGCCGGCGAGCCGGTCGCGCTCCGCCGCGGACGGGCCGTACACCTCGGCGACGAGCGTGTCGAGCACGGGCGGGCCGGGCGGGATCTCCACGATCTTGAGCCGGCC from Anaeromyxobacter dehalogenans 2CP-C includes:
- a CDS encoding TIGR02677 family protein; amino-acid sequence: MPIGSIPSDPLSREPRLLDAVSVFRYVAAAENAPNYRAIIEVFARAREHYQIELRPADVRDGIARLALFFERPADADRERHLDAHLEQLVAWGNLQRSHDTGAVARVEDFYRRRFLYRLTPAGEAAHRAVVEVEETVGRSGSLQTAMLTEVRDALEALATGVEAGDAAAIVRALHRLRAGFESLTAEADLFLSELDRQATVERLDSDEFLGHKHALLGYLGRFIGDLRRLRPEIDLRFRSAEAVGTERFLDLASTAADLPPGAPGEDPRERWIADQCSHWDGIRAWFQPAGAARPRVDRLHDAARGAVVKLTRSLERLVEHRARAVDRAASFRTLARWFATCSSDDEAHTLWATAFGLYPARHFALAEEDPERVRPDASWWDAEPVEVPIRLRTHGAVSRSGRTPAALDFSDGRAWIAAVRRREREELDAALSRFAGRGAQRLSAVGVLSENELAQLLALLEEALVAPRHASGVRRARSADGRHDIVLTPPPDEAWVLVDTAAGRLRCLDYALQVVPVVARRTATSGEGT
- the dgt gene encoding dGTP triphosphohydrolase, which translates into the protein MEAERAERWKRLLRTTRLFHDPLQPVTEGRSDFERDHDRVVFSSAFRRLKDKTQVFPLSPSDYTRTRLTHSLEASCVGRSLGQEALLALRRAGRLADSESPGIATLVATACLAHDIGNPPFGHSGEDAICTWAISHRDVLRLPAPEQTDLEQFEGNAQGFRIMSRLTNRLRRGGIQPTLALLGAMTKYPRSSTPSRPPTDGRASEKKYGFFQDDQEAALHSFSELGMVERVPGMFVRHPLAFLTEAADDICYVVMDLEDAFKLKLVSFDTASDWLKRLTADPKPSKGEFRASSELSRLRASAVHSMTMACAKVFEDNLDGIEDGTFDTPLIAATAFANDYKALKRFEQEHVYTDERALQIEYAGYETLAGLLTAFCDAALSDKATRSQEKLLRLLPEDSFDRPDVAKNDRASLTRYQRVLAMTDFVSGMTDSYAVELYQKLSGIKLPA
- a CDS encoding phospholipase D family protein, with amino-acid sequence MNVETVTTSDRSLLHAVRATLNDAEEAFLCVAFVQEKGLHLLQNELEALRARNARSRLLVTTTFQTTTPSALSMAAGLGLDVRVLNPGGRTFHPKLYLGSSRVVARAVVGSANLTGGLATNLEAAVAMHGVREDVPLARAWDWAEALWSDDRVERWTPQAAERVEEPFEPDLYRALRAEVQRSPVFMTLGPRPCKNRVVELTPVEVHVETERSRGRTGGAEPIPAWMFNLAWDRLRTHGTLSNSVLLNDLRVHRSSAVCAMLARLPRVERASRILASTPLTMR
- a CDS encoding HNH endonuclease; this translates as MRGYIATTDHDWFTFLRARQPLEEVNFWQPSAHGFNAPPGTPFFFKLKAPHNAIGGFGIFARYEAATPRLAWDAFGEKNGAVTFDAMATRVGRYARGTGGPAHRIGCIMVATPWFFADGDWVEQPRDWRPNIVSGSGYDLQQGEGRRIWEACRERAARMAPVAAVVNASEPVAERFGQPQLVRPRLGQGTFRVAVTGAYGGACAVSGEHSLPVLEAAHIRPYGADGSHDVANGLLLRADIHRLFDTGYVTVTPDHRFVVSRRLAEEWENGKAYYSMEGRTIKLPPRVADRPDAELLRWHNDNVFEQGAA
- a CDS encoding DUF6979 family protein, which encodes MGKYGNAALRATELVSNRTCRAPSDAWSIAIKELFPSSPSSQKKACPKGAYLGLCEEGLILGVPRGSYTRSDDNKRYAVDAVQLLRREPDLADASARDSGATNLWLLVMRGKRKTPNHQMDVVLSLWNHGLIAGSRTPR
- a CDS encoding DUF3427 domain-containing protein — encoded protein: MTKRLPAGVYDLLLSTSTTDALAGLAASERSVRQPLDAAAAHERLARYFAAELERTLRALPKDGGPASQAELVNELLGVLRTKVDSEALEGTSLVVPPELLLAIHPPPAPPARPTVPLGVSTLLTHARNEPRLGAELAAEIESADAVDMLVSFIKWHGWRRLRSAFEAFARAGKKLRVLTTTYMGATDREALDAIARLPGAEVRVSFDARRTRLHAKAWQFHRATGFSSVYVGSANVSSAALSDGIEWNLKASEVESRAIVEKFRGAFASLWEDGEFEPYHPDQPDAVRRLQAALSSERGERGAATPFFFDLRPYEYQRAILEKLRVEREEHGRWKNLVVAATGTGKTMIAAFDYAAQVKDGVRPRLLFVAHREEILEQALHAFRNVLRDHSFGELLKGGSTPGSYEHLFATIQSLDRKDLPAALGRDYWHTVIVDEFHHAAAKTYGRLLEAVAPKILLGLTATPERADGLDVLGWFDHHVAADIRLWHALEKQLLAPFEYYGVADGVSLEGVEWRRGGYDLGGLDKVYTGNDERARLVLSKLRELHGHPETARGLGFCVSVAHAEFMARKFTEAGIPSLVIHGATDADERDEAPRKLERGEVAFLFTCDLYNEGVDLPFVDTLLLLRPTESATLFLQQLGRGLRLHPGKTQALVLDFIGQQRAEYRFDRKLTAMTGIPRGHLQRAVQGGFPTLPSGCHLQLERVARDIVLDNLRQAIRGGQARLAQELKALARERPRITLAEFLDATGRELDDVYSSSVRGWTTLRRAAGLLPAEGSEEEERTSRRMGNLAHIDEPERLRLYRRLAVEPTARLDADDERTRRRLLMLAIRLFNGAASSIEALLAPLLSSAPLREELAELCDVLDERVAVGSRVADVPPDWPLAVHRTYAREEVFAAVGKSTVEKRVFSMEGVHRMTDQKVQLFFVTIDKSTSGRFSPTTSYEDYAISPTLFHWQSQSTTSESSPTGQAYIDGHRQGWRFYLFARPTVDDQFTFLGPVRYRSHQGSRPMSITWELEAPIPPAFFEAYATLRAG
- the arr gene encoding NAD(+)--rifampin ADP-ribosyltransferase, which gives rise to MVGEVTGWPLYHGTRADLRRGDLIEPGRLANFGAAPRTANHVYFTRTLDAATWGAELAAGEGRGRIYLVEPTGPFEDDPNLTNKKFRGNPTKSFRSRSPLRVTGELTTWQGHTPEAVQARKDGLARLQQLGDVVIDD
- a CDS encoding DUF4395 domain-containing protein, whose protein sequence is MQPLSVTRRRLEAQGFLGLDDAALTEIGPWMRWSPVLCTLVMATGTLLASPAVLWTLAVIAALGAALPFHPFDLLYNHLVRRLTRTRPLPHHAIQRRFACGLAAVWLLGTGLAFREGAMALGYVLGAMLTAVAGILSVTHFCIPSLVFNALFRRRTVASAYAARGARG